A region of Jonquetella anthropi DSM 22815 DNA encodes the following proteins:
- the pgsW gene encoding poly-gamma-glutamate system protein translates to MNLTQFDAACLAQSRLKRRNRILLFCLAAVMALLFFVGGGTSSREEGRLMDRVSRGHEVLWNWREREGLGLDLTADPYRTGMIGVEWSEMSTTLGLLAAKRTACDARWSVVVGRWFDELGLSEGDEVCVFSSSSFPGMILNVLAAAEARQLRVTVVLSLGSSTWGANVPGAGWLDMASSLRRAGIIQTGVDFCTPGGDDEIGGELPRETLKMMRNTAARHGVPFVELKSLAQVIDWKMDLVRQKKPRVVVSIGGSEANLGDDPSVLKLRPGLHRTPSEFQGTGVIGRCLAQNVPVIHLLEIRRLCAANGIPFDGAPSRILRSNLAVPFAAVGVVLFALAMVLFRRWALWKLDGTEEE, encoded by the coding sequence GTGAACTTGACGCAGTTTGACGCCGCCTGTCTGGCCCAGAGCCGACTGAAGCGGCGCAATCGGATTTTGCTGTTCTGCCTCGCTGCCGTGATGGCCCTTTTGTTCTTCGTCGGCGGCGGAACGTCCAGCCGGGAGGAAGGGCGGCTGATGGACCGGGTGAGCCGGGGGCACGAGGTCCTGTGGAACTGGCGGGAACGGGAGGGTCTTGGCCTTGACCTGACGGCTGACCCGTATCGAACCGGCATGATCGGCGTCGAGTGGAGCGAGATGAGCACCACGCTGGGACTGTTGGCGGCCAAACGCACGGCCTGCGACGCCCGCTGGTCGGTCGTCGTCGGCCGATGGTTCGACGAGCTGGGCTTGTCAGAGGGCGACGAGGTGTGCGTGTTCTCGTCGTCGTCGTTTCCCGGCATGATCTTGAACGTCCTAGCAGCCGCTGAGGCCCGACAGCTCCGCGTGACGGTGGTCTTGTCGCTGGGCTCGTCGACTTGGGGGGCTAACGTTCCGGGCGCTGGGTGGCTCGATATGGCGTCGTCCCTTCGCCGCGCCGGAATCATTCAGACCGGCGTGGACTTCTGCACGCCCGGCGGCGACGATGAGATCGGCGGCGAGCTGCCTCGGGAGACGCTGAAGATGATGAGGAACACGGCGGCCCGACACGGCGTCCCGTTCGTGGAACTCAAAAGTCTGGCTCAGGTGATCGACTGGAAGATGGATCTGGTCAGGCAGAAGAAGCCTCGGGTCGTCGTCTCGATCGGAGGTTCGGAAGCGAACCTCGGCGACGACCCGTCGGTCCTCAAGCTTCGTCCGGGACTTCACAGAACGCCGTCAGAGTTTCAGGGAACTGGCGTGATCGGCAGGTGTCTGGCCCAGAACGTGCCGGTGATTCACCTGCTGGAAATAAGACGCCTGTGCGCTGCAAACGGCATTCCGTTTGACGGCGCGCCGTCCAGAATCCTTCGCTCGAATCTGGCCGTCCCGTTCGCCGCCGTCGGCGTCGTCCTGTTTGCCCTCGCGATGGTTTTGTTCCGCCGCTGGGCTCTCTGGAAGCTGGATGGAACAGAAGAGGAATGA
- a CDS encoding ECF transporter S component — MKISTKRLTVCAVLAALTAVTTMAISIPSIATKGYTNLGDAMVMLSAYLLGPAAGALVGGLGSALADLLLGYVQYVPITFVVKGIEGLLAAMLFQVLRRKAPLSLVSGLVAGSWMAFGYFICECFMYGPAAALGDMPANLVQGIVGAVISSILWPVVARLGRRAIDSPES; from the coding sequence GTGAAGATATCAACCAAACGGCTGACTGTCTGCGCGGTTCTTGCCGCGCTGACGGCGGTCACGACGATGGCCATTTCAATTCCCAGCATCGCGACGAAGGGGTACACCAACCTCGGAGACGCGATGGTCATGCTGAGCGCCTACCTGCTCGGCCCTGCTGCCGGCGCGCTGGTCGGCGGTCTGGGCAGCGCCTTGGCAGACCTTCTGTTGGGATACGTTCAGTATGTACCGATTACGTTCGTTGTCAAGGGAATCGAAGGCCTGCTGGCTGCCATGCTCTTCCAAGTGCTCCGGCGGAAAGCCCCTTTGTCCCTGGTCAGCGGGCTCGTTGCGGGCTCATGGATGGCTTTTGGGTACTTTATCTGTGAGTGCTTCATGTACGGCCCGGCGGCAGCGTTAGGCGACATGCCGGCCAACTTGGTACAGGGAATTGTCGGCGCCGTGATCTCGTCGATTCTCTGGCCGGTCGTCGCCCGCCTTGGCAGACGGGCGATCGACTCGCCCGAAAGTTAG
- a CDS encoding glutaredoxin family protein yields MKKVTLFYLKNCPHCKRARKMMEDLFAAHPEYKDVPLTMIEESEAPETAGKYDYYLVPTFYVGDEKLHEGVPSPEAVESVFKAAIK; encoded by the coding sequence ATGAAGAAAGTAACCCTGTTTTACCTGAAGAACTGTCCGCACTGCAAGAGGGCGCGAAAAATGATGGAAGACCTGTTCGCCGCGCACCCGGAGTACAAGGACGTTCCCCTGACGATGATTGAGGAGAGCGAAGCCCCGGAGACCGCGGGGAAGTACGACTACTATCTGGTTCCCACGTTTTACGTCGGAGACGAAAAACTCCACGAGGGCGTCCCCTCCCCCGAGGCGGTAGAATCGGTCTTCAAGGCCGCAATAAAGTAG
- a CDS encoding M23 family metallopeptidase produces MKKIFSCAAALLLACAVGHAEEKISWTVPEAAPVGQPFLVKISGPSNFDRLSINWAGRTFGLGGTNGLYRTLLGTPLDKTSEGKNMPVLLTLVRGNKTWQLRRQVKITPLSYPEERLSVAPSFVSPPQDVLQRIAQERAVVSEALKTQTVQGPLSWPFVRPVAGVVTSPFGFTRVYNGQRRSPHGGLDFRAPLGTPVHAAVDGTVILTGDHYFAGKSIYVDSGGGVISVYMHLSRIDVSAGERVKAGQAIALSGSSGRVTGPHLHLGVGLNGRWMDPAPLVGEKPLAAGVTKEYVLK; encoded by the coding sequence GTGAAAAAAATTTTCTCCTGCGCTGCCGCCCTTCTCCTCGCCTGCGCCGTCGGCCACGCCGAGGAGAAGATCTCTTGGACCGTGCCTGAGGCGGCGCCGGTTGGACAGCCGTTTCTCGTCAAGATCAGCGGCCCGTCGAACTTTGATCGGCTGTCGATCAACTGGGCCGGCAGAACCTTTGGCCTCGGCGGCACGAACGGATTGTACCGCACTTTGCTGGGAACGCCGCTGGACAAAACGTCCGAGGGGAAAAATATGCCGGTCCTTCTGACGCTCGTCAGAGGGAACAAGACTTGGCAGCTGCGGCGGCAGGTTAAGATAACTCCCCTCAGCTACCCGGAAGAGCGGCTGTCCGTCGCGCCGTCGTTCGTCTCGCCGCCTCAGGATGTGCTCCAACGCATCGCTCAGGAGCGAGCCGTCGTCTCAGAGGCCCTGAAGACCCAGACGGTTCAGGGGCCCCTGTCGTGGCCGTTCGTCCGCCCAGTGGCAGGCGTCGTCACCAGCCCGTTTGGCTTTACGCGGGTGTACAACGGCCAGAGGCGAAGCCCCCACGGCGGGCTTGATTTTCGGGCACCGCTTGGCACGCCGGTTCACGCCGCCGTCGACGGGACTGTTATTCTCACCGGCGACCATTACTTTGCCGGCAAGTCCATTTACGTGGACAGCGGCGGCGGCGTCATCTCGGTCTACATGCACCTGTCCCGGATCGACGTTTCCGCCGGAGAGCGGGTCAAGGCAGGTCAGGCCATCGCCCTTTCCGGCTCGTCCGGCCGAGTGACCGGGCCGCACCTTCACTTGGGCGTGGGGTTGAACGGCCGGTGGATGGATCCCGCGCCGCTGGTGGGCGAAAAGCCCTTGGCCGCGGGAGTAACAAAAGAGTACGTTTTGAAGTAA
- a CDS encoding Mur ligase family protein, with amino-acid sequence MAVSLRVSVTGSRGKSAVARMIWAGLCGCGLRAWARITGVVPHALGPDGCRIILRPSGAHVEEMRWWLKSLPPSADAVVMENSAVSPPLQKLCGLWLKPQVTVLTNLRPDHGQWGPSEPQVLDALTDAVPPGTILVVPGPLAGSKFFTARMASRGARLVGAEPLAGLSGFRAVNAGLALAACQALGVERSRAELAIRGCGDGLADFALLQVGAGQLAFAFSANDVTSTAGLFASTGWEAQETTVLYNHRSDRPDRLKMFEPWLRGPWKDVAVIGDRPLGSWRGKWQDVNDFDGLGELVARAGFVFGCGNAVRGLPLRFRLAIEEGRWAYGN; translated from the coding sequence ATGGCGGTTTCGTTGCGCGTGTCGGTGACCGGGAGCCGGGGCAAAAGCGCCGTGGCTCGGATGATATGGGCTGGACTGTGCGGCTGCGGACTCCGGGCTTGGGCGCGGATAACCGGCGTCGTCCCCCACGCGCTGGGGCCGGACGGCTGCCGGATCATCCTGCGCCCGTCGGGAGCTCACGTGGAGGAAATGCGGTGGTGGCTGAAAAGCCTTCCGCCGAGCGCCGACGCCGTTGTGATGGAAAACAGCGCCGTGTCCCCGCCGCTTCAGAAGCTGTGCGGCCTGTGGCTGAAGCCTCAGGTCACCGTTCTGACGAACCTTCGGCCCGACCACGGGCAGTGGGGGCCGTCAGAGCCTCAAGTGTTGGACGCTTTGACTGATGCGGTGCCGCCCGGGACAATTCTGGTCGTTCCCGGCCCGCTGGCCGGCTCAAAGTTCTTCACGGCTCGTATGGCGTCCCGGGGCGCCCGGCTCGTCGGGGCCGAGCCGTTGGCCGGTCTTTCAGGGTTTCGGGCTGTCAACGCCGGCTTGGCCCTAGCGGCCTGCCAAGCCCTAGGAGTGGAACGAAGCCGCGCCGAGCTGGCTATCAGAGGCTGCGGCGACGGCCTCGCCGACTTTGCCCTGCTGCAAGTCGGCGCGGGACAACTGGCTTTCGCCTTCTCGGCCAACGACGTGACGTCCACGGCGGGGCTTTTCGCTTCTACAGGCTGGGAGGCGCAGGAGACGACCGTTCTCTATAACCACCGGTCTGACCGGCCTGACCGGCTTAAGATGTTCGAGCCGTGGCTCAGGGGGCCTTGGAAGGACGTCGCCGTCATAGGAGACCGTCCTCTGGGTTCTTGGCGAGGCAAGTGGCAGGACGTGAATGACTTCGACGGGCTCGGAGAGCTGGTGGCTCGGGCGGGTTTTGTCTTCGGGTGCGGAAACGCCGTGCGGGGTCTTCCACTGCGGTTCCGTTTGGCGATAGAAGAGGGACGGTGGGCGTATGGGAATTGA
- a CDS encoding M48 family metallopeptidase: MNRRTRLTVLVACFLCVGSALWAAVRPEVVQRAWEKTFPLAEVSLPQGSIHYESKTEPNAWVASEGSGYSVHVTEGLMKVLNSEDQIAGVLGHELGHIKLGHFGKTSTRRIAEAGIGLLIYDQLIRKSNSTLTKVLLGAGTIAGGMLAESGFSRQQEIEADAFGVKMLAKAGYNPYGLYDAMMAMKRSGFTTQPNGFNSHPPTERRLKRLKIEAQKYPYKGTKRS, translated from the coding sequence ATGAACAGACGAACCCGTCTCACCGTGCTTGTCGCTTGCTTCCTTTGCGTAGGGTCGGCGCTTTGGGCCGCCGTACGGCCAGAAGTCGTCCAGCGGGCGTGGGAAAAGACCTTCCCCCTCGCCGAAGTTTCCCTGCCTCAGGGGAGCATCCACTACGAGAGCAAAACTGAACCGAACGCATGGGTGGCCAGCGAGGGCTCGGGGTATTCGGTTCACGTCACCGAGGGGCTGATGAAGGTTTTGAACTCGGAAGACCAGATCGCGGGCGTGCTGGGACACGAGTTGGGACACATTAAGCTGGGACACTTCGGCAAAACGAGCACCCGGCGCATTGCCGAGGCTGGAATTGGCCTGCTGATTTATGACCAGCTCATCCGCAAGTCCAACAGCACCCTCACCAAAGTTCTCCTCGGCGCCGGAACGATTGCCGGGGGGATGCTTGCCGAGTCAGGGTTCAGCCGTCAGCAGGAAATAGAAGCCGACGCTTTCGGCGTCAAAATGCTGGCTAAGGCTGGCTACAACCCTTACGGGCTCTACGACGCCATGATGGCGATGAAGCGCAGCGGCTTCACCACCCAGCCCAACGGCTTCAACTCTCACCCGCCAACTGAACGCCGGTTGAAACGCCTGAAAATTGAAGCTCAGAAGTACCCTTATAAGGGAACAAAACGAAGTTAA
- a CDS encoding poly-gamma-glutamate biosynthesis protein PgsC/CapC, with protein MGIEPAAVIGVGVAVSLLFDRRTGLGSGGFVGPGTVALSLGDPRRLLWGLAASLLVAAALRLGVRLWGWYGRTRVGFALLLAIVFRLALGRFMPEGLWVGWVVPGLIAADVERQGVWDTLTAVTATSLATSFLVTLAGAAGVAL; from the coding sequence ATGGGAATTGAGCCGGCGGCTGTCATCGGCGTTGGCGTTGCGGTCTCGCTGCTTTTTGACCGGCGAACCGGCCTGGGCAGCGGCGGCTTTGTCGGCCCCGGTACGGTGGCGTTGAGTTTAGGAGACCCTCGGCGGCTGCTTTGGGGGCTTGCGGCGTCCCTGCTTGTCGCTGCTGCCCTGCGGCTGGGAGTGAGGCTTTGGGGCTGGTACGGCCGGACTCGGGTGGGCTTTGCGCTGCTTTTGGCCATCGTTTTCCGGCTGGCCCTGGGGCGCTTCATGCCCGAAGGGCTGTGGGTCGGCTGGGTCGTGCCCGGGCTGATTGCCGCCGACGTAGAGCGTCAGGGAGTTTGGGACACGCTGACAGCTGTGACTGCCACGTCGCTTGCCACGTCGTTTCTCGTGACGCTTGCCGGCGCGGCGGGGGTGGCGCTGTGA
- a CDS encoding PLP-dependent aminotransferase family protein, whose protein sequence is MSNAWTESFSTLAKNLRPSAVSGLFKAIKNPKMISFAGGMPAPEVFPIDKFAEGAHLLKDRGSELLQYGTATEGDSSLRSSLIKFMAPRLGRTVDMEEILLTTGSQQALDLFAWAMFDKGDAIITEEPTYMAALNVFSNHGAQAVGVPCDAEGMMVDKLPALIEKLRGEGKKVKGIYTIVNFQNPGGMTMTVARRQKLAQIAGEYGVPIFEDDPYGYVRYEGEHLPSIFSFDKAGNTLYAGSFSKILSPGVRIGWVCGDREIIRKMSAFKQSTDLCSSPITQALVAEYCEKGYLEQHIPVIADNYRKRRDAMEESLQRHMKPLDVTWVKPEGGFFFWLKMPGVDCEKLMTICLEKMVAFVVGTAFCIDPEAGRNYCRLNFTYCKPDKIEEGIRRMAEAIQSLRK, encoded by the coding sequence ATGAGCAACGCTTGGACCGAAAGTTTCAGCACTCTCGCGAAGAACCTCCGTCCCTCGGCTGTCAGCGGCCTTTTCAAGGCCATCAAGAACCCGAAGATGATCTCATTTGCCGGCGGCATGCCCGCCCCAGAGGTCTTCCCCATCGACAAGTTCGCCGAAGGCGCCCACCTGCTTAAGGATCGGGGCAGCGAGCTCCTTCAATATGGTACCGCTACAGAAGGCGACTCCTCTCTTCGCAGCAGCCTGATCAAGTTCATGGCGCCCCGGCTTGGCCGGACGGTCGACATGGAGGAGATTCTCCTCACCACCGGTTCCCAGCAGGCCCTTGACCTGTTCGCTTGGGCCATGTTCGACAAGGGCGATGCCATCATCACCGAAGAGCCGACCTACATGGCCGCTCTGAACGTCTTCTCCAACCACGGGGCTCAAGCGGTCGGCGTGCCGTGCGACGCAGAAGGCATGATGGTCGACAAGCTGCCGGCCCTGATCGAAAAGCTCCGCGGCGAGGGGAAAAAGGTCAAAGGCATTTACACCATCGTCAACTTCCAAAACCCCGGCGGCATGACGATGACCGTCGCCAGACGCCAGAAGCTGGCCCAAATCGCCGGTGAGTACGGCGTGCCGATTTTTGAGGACGACCCGTACGGCTACGTCAGATACGAGGGCGAACACCTGCCGTCGATCTTCTCGTTCGACAAGGCGGGCAACACGCTGTACGCCGGGTCGTTCTCCAAGATCCTCTCTCCGGGCGTCCGCATCGGCTGGGTGTGCGGCGACAGGGAAATTATCCGCAAGATGAGCGCGTTCAAGCAGAGCACCGACCTGTGCTCGTCGCCCATCACTCAGGCGCTTGTCGCCGAGTACTGCGAGAAAGGCTACCTTGAACAGCACATACCGGTCATCGCCGACAATTACAGGAAGCGCCGCGACGCCATGGAAGAGAGCCTGCAGCGCCACATGAAGCCGCTGGACGTCACTTGGGTCAAGCCGGAAGGCGGGTTCTTCTTCTGGCTGAAGATGCCCGGAGTGGACTGCGAGAAGCTGATGACGATCTGCCTTGAAAAGATGGTCGCCTTCGTCGTCGGCACCGCGTTCTGCATCGACCCTGAGGCGGGGCGCAACTACTGCCGGCTCAACTTCACCTACTGCAAGCCGGACAAGATCGAAGAAGGCATTCGCCGTATGGCCGAAGCCATTCAGTCCCTCCGAAAGTAA
- a CDS encoding D-2-hydroxyacid dehydrogenase has product MKIVVLDGYPGNPGDLSWDGLKALGDLTVYDRTSYDQVAERCAGAQVVLTNKCPVRKEHIAQLPELKYIGMIATGYDPVDIAFAKERGIVVTNVPGYSSEHVAQLVFSLILELADRVGLHDGAVKNGEWMNCPDFTFQKTRIFELAGKTIGIVGYGSIGRRVGQIARGFGMTVLASARSAKPSEDGVSFVPLDEAFSKSDVVTLHCPLTDQTRGLVNRSRVASMKRGAILINTARGPLVDQEAVLEGLKNGQLGGAGLDVLGKEPPLQICELVKQPNCVVTPHIAWASAEARVRLMDQLAANLSAWLAGRPVNVVNG; this is encoded by the coding sequence ATGAAGATTGTTGTGTTGGACGGATACCCGGGGAACCCGGGGGACCTGAGCTGGGACGGACTGAAAGCCCTCGGAGATTTAACGGTCTACGACCGGACGTCGTACGACCAAGTGGCCGAGCGGTGCGCCGGCGCCCAAGTCGTCTTGACGAACAAGTGTCCGGTGCGGAAGGAACATATCGCCCAGCTGCCGGAGTTGAAATACATCGGCATGATCGCCACAGGGTATGACCCGGTGGACATCGCGTTCGCCAAAGAGCGGGGCATCGTCGTCACGAACGTTCCGGGCTACAGCAGCGAACACGTAGCGCAGCTGGTCTTCTCCCTCATTCTTGAACTGGCCGACCGAGTCGGCCTGCACGATGGGGCAGTCAAAAACGGCGAGTGGATGAACTGCCCGGACTTTACCTTTCAGAAGACGCGGATCTTCGAACTGGCCGGCAAAACGATTGGGATCGTCGGCTATGGCTCAATTGGACGTCGGGTTGGCCAGATCGCCCGAGGCTTTGGCATGACGGTCCTTGCGTCGGCCCGCTCGGCGAAGCCGTCCGAGGACGGAGTGTCTTTCGTGCCGCTGGACGAGGCGTTCAGCAAGTCCGACGTGGTGACTCTCCACTGTCCTCTGACGGATCAGACCCGCGGCTTGGTCAACCGAAGCCGCGTCGCGTCGATGAAGCGCGGCGCGATCCTGATCAACACCGCCCGCGGCCCGTTGGTAGATCAAGAGGCCGTTCTGGAAGGGCTGAAAAACGGCCAGCTGGGCGGCGCCGGGCTGGACGTGCTCGGCAAAGAGCCGCCGCTGCAGATCTGCGAGTTGGTGAAGCAGCCGAACTGCGTTGTCACCCCGCACATCGCCTGGGCGAGCGCCGAAGCGCGTGTGCGGCTCATGGATCAGCTGGCGGCAAATTTGAGCGCTTGGCTTGCTGGGCGCCCTGTCAACGTGGTGAACGGATAA
- a CDS encoding fumarylacetoacetate hydrolase family protein, whose protein sequence is MSDVVRRYTRFILRGERTPRLARLESDGAYTLLDEGWFCPPLPLGRQVDESEISWWLPPCRPTKIVAVGKNYRAHAAEFDGQVPEVPLLFGKALSSLSAHRDRIVRPEGCGRFDLEGELAVVMGHRASRVGESSALQYVAGFTVANDVTCRDWQKADGQFHRGKSADGTCPIGPYLVQGISPDDLGIETRLNGKTVQSGRTGQMIFSIARLVAYISSSMTLEPGDVILTGTPAGVTPMLPGDVVEVEIEGLGVLQNEIIG, encoded by the coding sequence ATGTCGGACGTCGTTCGCCGCTACACTCGGTTTATCCTTCGTGGGGAGCGAACCCCACGCCTTGCCAGACTGGAATCTGACGGCGCGTACACGCTGCTGGACGAAGGGTGGTTCTGCCCTCCGCTGCCGCTGGGCCGCCAGGTTGACGAAAGCGAAATCAGTTGGTGGCTGCCGCCCTGTCGGCCCACCAAGATCGTGGCAGTGGGGAAAAATTACAGGGCCCACGCGGCGGAGTTCGACGGCCAAGTGCCGGAGGTCCCGCTTCTTTTCGGCAAGGCCCTTTCCAGCCTGTCGGCTCACCGAGATCGAATCGTCCGTCCCGAAGGCTGCGGGCGTTTTGACTTGGAGGGAGAGCTGGCCGTCGTGATGGGGCACCGGGCCAGCCGAGTCGGCGAGTCGTCGGCGCTTCAGTACGTCGCCGGGTTCACAGTGGCCAACGACGTGACCTGCCGAGACTGGCAGAAAGCCGACGGCCAGTTCCATCGGGGCAAGTCGGCCGATGGGACCTGCCCGATCGGCCCGTACCTCGTCCAGGGAATTTCCCCTGACGACTTGGGAATAGAGACCCGTCTGAACGGCAAGACTGTTCAGTCCGGCCGAACGGGGCAGATGATATTTTCCATCGCCCGTCTGGTGGCCTACATCTCCAGTTCCATGACGCTCGAGCCGGGCGACGTGATCTTGACCGGGACGCCGGCCGGCGTGACGCCGATGCTTCCCGGCGACGTCGTAGAGGTGGAGATCGAAGGGCTGGGCGTCCTTCAAAACGAAATCATCGGTTAA
- a CDS encoding FAD-dependent oxidoreductase produces MKFRLALCSVILGATALSAAPKSYDLIVAGAGTGGCAASIQAARMGLKVALLEPTGWVGGQMTAAGVTSLDDLRRNRTGLYGEFLNRLRRYYKNLGVNSGICYWGGDTASGSASVEQKILLDMMAEAGAIDLFRHTTVQSVLEENGRVKGVKALTPKGAVEFRAPVTIDATELGDILPMTTARYRVGNSVSPHINPSSSIQDITWVAAIHKRKDGVPEPLKAQLVDEYHAMRVRLFSPIVSPDGKFWGKGRAPYNKPTFDAYRAIPDPDWNLRVVGDKADTWQNVTSTSLNWGNDYPGRKADKRGLPARYLTDEAFRRKANAAALRRTLGLLYYYQNSLGGSDWTVDTRQGYAESGDSPLNVASSVPAWAKEIVANMPPIPYARESRRLVGLYTLRASDIERPLGADRTSNRFSDAVAVGEYPVDIHGSRQADSLEKDLGETPEAFPTKWHAGTFQVPIRCLIPERLDGFLAAEKNISVSRMVNGATRLHPITMLTGQAAGALAALAVKNNLQPRDVPVSLVQDQLLRDRSMLSLSLFSDVPTTSDDWPAAQFAAIAAVKPLGKDVFGASFPVRTQEMTDAVYTVMGLPLPEEAGESEEWAAQGDLRRVMENAAPGLTGWLTFLTDDRAPLRRIVLAQVLHAAAVERGKAQIQRQRGK; encoded by the coding sequence ATGAAATTTCGTCTGGCGTTATGCAGCGTCATCTTGGGAGCGACCGCGCTCAGCGCCGCTCCAAAATCATACGACCTGATTGTCGCCGGGGCTGGAACCGGCGGGTGCGCGGCGTCGATTCAGGCGGCCCGCATGGGCCTGAAAGTGGCGCTGTTGGAGCCGACCGGCTGGGTCGGCGGGCAAATGACCGCTGCCGGCGTGACGTCTCTGGACGACCTTCGGCGCAACCGCACCGGGCTGTACGGCGAGTTCCTGAACCGGCTCCGCCGCTATTACAAGAACTTGGGAGTGAACAGCGGGATCTGCTACTGGGGCGGCGACACGGCCAGCGGCAGCGCGTCGGTGGAGCAGAAAATCCTGCTGGACATGATGGCTGAAGCCGGGGCGATCGACCTGTTCCGCCACACGACGGTTCAGTCGGTCCTAGAGGAAAACGGCCGTGTTAAAGGCGTCAAGGCGCTCACCCCAAAAGGGGCGGTCGAGTTTCGTGCGCCCGTGACGATTGACGCGACCGAGCTGGGGGACATCCTTCCGATGACGACGGCTCGGTACAGGGTCGGCAATTCGGTTTCGCCTCACATTAACCCGTCGAGTTCCATACAGGACATCACCTGGGTGGCGGCGATTCACAAGAGAAAGGACGGTGTCCCTGAGCCGCTGAAAGCTCAGCTGGTCGACGAATATCACGCGATGCGGGTGCGCCTTTTCAGCCCGATCGTCTCGCCTGACGGCAAGTTCTGGGGGAAAGGGCGAGCGCCGTACAACAAGCCGACATTCGACGCGTACCGGGCTATTCCTGACCCGGACTGGAACCTTCGGGTTGTCGGCGACAAGGCGGACACGTGGCAGAACGTCACGTCCACCAGCCTGAACTGGGGCAACGACTACCCGGGCCGCAAGGCGGACAAGCGGGGGCTCCCTGCTCGGTACCTGACCGACGAAGCGTTCCGGCGGAAGGCTAACGCGGCGGCCCTGCGGCGGACCCTCGGGCTTTTGTACTACTACCAGAACAGCTTGGGCGGTTCGGACTGGACGGTGGACACTCGGCAGGGGTACGCCGAGTCGGGCGACAGCCCGCTTAACGTCGCCTCCTCCGTGCCGGCGTGGGCTAAAGAAATCGTCGCCAATATGCCGCCCATTCCGTACGCTAGGGAAAGCCGCCGGTTGGTCGGGCTCTACACCCTTCGGGCGTCGGACATCGAGCGGCCGCTGGGCGCGGACAGGACGTCGAACCGATTCAGCGACGCGGTCGCCGTCGGCGAGTACCCGGTTGACATTCACGGTTCCCGCCAAGCCGATTCGCTGGAAAAAGACCTCGGCGAGACGCCGGAAGCCTTTCCGACCAAGTGGCACGCCGGGACGTTTCAAGTTCCGATTCGCTGCCTGATCCCTGAGCGCCTTGACGGCTTTTTGGCCGCGGAAAAGAACATCTCCGTTTCCCGAATGGTCAACGGGGCCACGAGGCTTCACCCCATCACGATGCTGACCGGGCAGGCGGCTGGGGCTCTGGCGGCGCTGGCGGTCAAAAATAATCTGCAGCCTCGGGACGTGCCGGTCTCGTTGGTTCAAGATCAACTGCTCCGCGACCGCTCGATGCTGTCGCTCTCGCTTTTCAGCGACGTCCCGACAACCAGCGACGATTGGCCGGCGGCCCAGTTCGCGGCCATCGCGGCGGTGAAGCCGTTGGGCAAAGACGTTTTCGGCGCGTCCTTCCCGGTGAGAACTCAGGAGATGACGGACGCGGTTTACACGGTTATGGGGCTGCCGCTGCCAGAAGAGGCCGGCGAAAGCGAGGAGTGGGCGGCGCAGGGAGACCTTCGTCGGGTCATGGAAAACGCCGCGCCGGGCTTGACCGGCTGGCTGACCTTCCTGACCGACGACCGGGCGCCGCTTCGCCGGATCGTCCTCGCTCAGGTTCTTCACGCCGCAGCCGTGGAGAGGGGAAAAGCTCAGATACAGCGTCAAAGAGGGAAGTAG